The DNA sequence TTTCTAGGTTACTGTTATATTTCAATATGATGTTGAGATAGCGAGTAATTAAAaacaatattttattaatataataacgtacagttaaataatgtaacaataaatattttagtgaggaagaattttttttagaaataaatataaaaataataaaaatagtcaataataaactaatattatttttattatttcaaatgcattattattgatatgaaaataattttctgCTTGTCATAGAGAAaagtaatattttattttagataacGAACTTGTTTGGGcgttattattttgataaaaaaagatttttttatgaaaaaagaattttttttattttttatcgtGTTTagaaaatttctaatagtaaaagtaaaagtattagaaaaaaaatattttttttaaaaaaagatatttttaagtaataaataaaaaaatacttttatattattatatctaaacatacttgataaataaaaaaatttttttacataaaatattcaaataacataaaattatttttatttttccacaaaatcttttaaaaaaatatcttttcttaaaaattcacGCACTTGATTGCATATTAGTGTActattaatttcttttataaGAATAACAACAGCATGCagaaatttagttttattttaaaacataattatgtttttaattaattataaaatataataaatgaaGAAATTATGTGGGCTTGTGTGTGGCATGTGGCATGGTAGTGAGCCGCCATGAGGTTGTGTGTTTGTTGGCTGATAAGTGTTGGTGACGGAGTCTTTCTAAatctaaaaaagaaaataattttaatgtattgactctctgtaaaaaataattttatatatttatttaattatataatattattaataaaaataattatttttatattaatagtatAAATAACGGGTGCATACAAATTAAAGTTAAGAAATTAGAGAGTAAAGAGTTACCAAATAGAAAGGGAATCAAGGGCCAACTCAGGGTGAGGCAACAAGCCAGCAAGCAGAACAAGAATCTGAAAGTACCACGTCTCAAGACACAGCATCACAGCCGAAGCAGCAGACAGCTTAAAAAACTCCGGCAGCCCGGAAAACGCTTGAACGCTAAACCCCCGCCACGTGTCCTTACACCTCTCACTCTTCACAATGTACACAAACTGCGCCACCACTATCACCCACCACGAAAAGCTCAACACCAACGACGCTCCTAACAAACCCAACCCCACCTTGTACACCACCAACCAACTCAACAGCACGTGAATCGCCAACGTCGCGGTTGAGATGTACGCGCTCGGTGCCACTATGCTTTGTGCCTGTAGAAACTTCTGGATTGGGAAGTTTACGGCGTACGCAAATATTTGTGGGATTAGGCCGTACACGAAAAGTGCTGCTGCCGATGCGATTCTTGGGGATTCTCCTAAAAACACCAAAATGGGCTCCGAGAATATGTAGATGAATGTTAGGACTATACCTGCTATTGATAAAAGGATTGTTGATCTTTGTAGGTATACTCCAAGCATTTCGAATTTTTGTGCCCCGTATGCTTGTCCACATAATGTCTCTACAGCACTGCCCATCCCCAACTGTTCACCACACATCAAAATTAGCTTGAGTGGCACACTTGCAAACAGAAGCAATAAGGCAGAGTAGTGGTCATATGTGTCCAAACAAAAATGCGATTTGCTTAggaaaaatcaattattaaattagttattatatatttgtatataaatatatattatttaacttaattttaatatatattttgtattgtaatatattttttatatgatcgaactgatttaataattttattttttatgtacaaCAAGCATGATTAGTAAATGACTCGTCAGAGGGCAAGACGAAAATTAAATGATTCATTCACACTCTTATACAGACAATACACCGCTATAAAAGAAGAAAGCAGTTATAACTGCAAAACACTAGTTCTCAAGTAAGTAACTCTACCAATCTGTTACTAGTACTCTTATCAGTGGCAAACTGCCGTTGGATTTTCAGCAGAGATATATCCGTATTTACTGATATATATATCAAGAGCAATGTTAGGGGGCCAGCAACTTTTGTGATTGGTAGCCAGCAAATaaccatcaatgatgatttaatggtgtgagattggtgtgagatttcatccaatgactcacatttctctgctggttacatgctggccaaaattcaacaaaACTGCTGGCTCCCTAGACTTTTTCATATATCAAAAAGAATTATCTCCCATGGAtgttcttttcaaaaaaatttcaaaaagggaaaggaaagaaaaatagaagcaTGGCATACTAAGAAGGTTTTCAAATCTTGAACAAAATTGTctcaacaaaaaatatttaggattgaattcgaaaaaaaaaaagataaagggGGGGGGGCAGAATTGTAAATACCATGAGGCCGTAGGCAAAGACTTGGATGCCAGTGTTTCCAAGGGAAGCAGCAGCAAGCTCAAGATTACCAAGATGACCAGAGAATATTTGTGTGGACATGGACATAACATAGTTAATGAGATACACTATAACTGCAGGGGCAGCAAGGTAAAATAGTAACTTTAACTCAATCCATGTTGCTGCTCCAACTCTCTTTGAAAGAGGAACACTTGTGTCTGACAGTATCCTCTCAAGTTCACCAGTATTTGATGATTCATCGTGCGTCGAACTAAATGATAAATTTTGCGGAGGTTGTGATGGTGTTGAAGGTGTTAGCAAAGGTTCATCAACATCATAGACATGGTTTGAAGGAGGAGAACCCATGTTACTTGTGTTATAGTGTTATGCTAATCGAACCTTTGCTTGAGGCTGATGGAGGGTACAGGGTAGCAcatctctctctctatatatatatatgcaggGGAACAAATACGACTTGGCTACTAGGACTATAGAATATAGACTAAATAGTAAATTTGCTTCAATTTCGTAATCTATGTACAATGTTGGAGGCTGGTGACAATGACCTTtttagttgaaaaatatttgagaaagtATATGGGATCATGTTTAATTGTTTATACTAAACAACGTAAACAACATAATAAAAACAGaatgtttaattaattttaaaaattatatttttaataattattatcaaAAACTTAAGTTAattctattttcatttttacTCACTCCACATATCTTAATCTCTTTCAACTTGTTGCACCTTCAcctaaattttctttttctttttctttcctcctcaatgCCGGGATGGCTTCTTGTTCTCTCATATTGCCGTCCTccattgcaaaaaaaaaaaaaatccacctaaaataaaagaaacatcttcttctttttcttccctcCTCAGTGCCGGCGTCGCTTCTTACTCCCTCGTATTGCCATCTTCCattgcaagaaaaaaaaaaccacctaaattaaaagaaatattcaATCCATCATTAAAGAAATATTCGAAAACATGAAAAGAAATAGCCATTATCACCACAGGACAGACGAACGGTTGCGTTGATTCTTCAAATGGCGCAATGTAGAGAGGGTTCAGGATGATCGACAGCGTTGCGAATGCAGGGGGGAGAAGACCAGCTTATTCGTTTGGAACGCGTGGTGCGACACATGGGAGAAGAAGGTACAGCGGCGGTGACGAGAGTAGGGGTGATGCGACGCAAAGAAAAAGGTGCAGCAGCGGCAACGGTTGCAAGGAGCACAGGGGAGGTACGACGCATGGGAGATGAAGGTGAAGTAGCTGCGGCGCGTTGCTTCTTCAGACGGTGGCAGCGGTGGTGAGGTGCATTGGTGACAGCGCAACAGAAAAGGGGGAGTGAAGCGGCTGtgctaaaaggaaagaaatgtGGAACCGTGAAAGGTGAGAGGTTAGGGTTGTGGTGAGTATAAATAGGTGAgatgtttttttgttttaatgGGTCTAAGGTGCAACCTGTTGTTTAAGTTATTTACACCCTATTGTCTATGATGAGTTTGGGAAACTCTAGATTAACATTTatgatgactaaacattattaatttaattaattgcaaaaatattaattcatatgggcttattaatttaatttttgcaaATACAGGTTTTGCTTAGGCCGGAAGATGTTTGCTAGCCCAAAACACATTCAGCAGTGATTTAAAGTTTTATTAATCACTATGGCTGAATTGATTATCATGTTAGATGGGTCAGGATGAATTTTGTAGTTGCAAGCCCAAATCAAAATCTATAGCTGTGTTGAATGTTTCCTATTTTATTGGGGCTGAATTATTATTATGGGCCAAGTAGAGATATTATTGTCACAAGCCCAAGACTTTGGTAGTTGCCCCAAATGCATGGTCCGAAGAATAATCCATCAGAAAAGCAAATGTTATCATTTGCCTTATGTCTTCCAACGGATCTCATTCCTTTTCTTAgatggatttcaaatttaatttgctAGCATTGAAAACATGAGAGAGATTATCATTGATATGATTGATGGCATTGAAAGCTACACGTTTCtcagggaagtaaaagcaacttTTACCAATTAATTGGTTTAACTCATTTAATTGCTTACCTTCCAAGTTGTTTCTTCTTTCtcatctctctcttcttttcggACAATACCCAGGAAACCATGGAAGCAAAAATGAGCTaccaaaggaaaagaaaagcaagTCTAAAGACCATcataatgatggcaagaaaacatatcaaaataaaagtatgctgtggctgagattttcaccaaaaatggtaagatttggtgaggtaatcccGAGCTCTGTATactcaaaaagaaagaagaagattcAGCTAGCAAAGAGAAGATTcttggaggcatggcttgtctttgattctgctcaaccaccacaggaagtagctagagtggcgaagtgatggaagaggcagagattggaATAGATGgagccatcatcatcatgaagcatcaagggccaaaaatccatcttggagagcaagccaaggatggagagctCGGATTGATAaagagtgatgaccaaggaagaacTAGAGGTATTGGCATGTTGGATTTTGCATGAGTTacttcttctctctctgtggCCAAACCGGTTCTgttttgaaggaaaagaagttaagcttggttttggttttcaactgtgaaggcttcTCTTCTCTATAAAAGGGGTGAACAGTCACGGTTTGAAAAGAAGGAGAAAgtgtgagagtgcaaggcacagtgTTCTCAaagctacctgagctaacagatttctcttctccttcaatgtattctgttttgtatttttctgtttaattttgtcatgtcttgagtctcatgaaaaaaggtaaacagtgaggtttgtatgaaaaagccatagagcggaaaaacgcagagagtgcaaaattaaaagaaaaagccatagatgtccttagagttcctttgttcatctatgttgtatttcatgattctgtgggaatctccttgtaagttgggttagcactttacagtttgtaatcaggttgattatagtgaaattccatcatggttgtgatggagactggatgtaggctgcattgcacttagcagctgaaccaagatatatctgggtttaattctctttctctcctactccatttctgtttctattGTCCAGgagaaaaaaccaaaaatatctcgtgccaagtgatgagacaaaaataaaagtctcgtggctagggacgagacaaaaatagaaaagtctCCTCAAAGACCAGAAAGTGTAATCAAGcaaaaaaggggctaagattcaacccctcattctcttagccactgaaaccatcaattggtatcagagcttggtctcaaagagatcaagctttgcagcttggagaaaagatccACATGGCAGAAAATAGTGGCTTAAATCTGGTGTCCTACAATCTCACAGAAGGATAGTCAAGTAACAGACCTCCTATTTTCAATGGGAAAAACTATACCTATTGGAAAGAAAGAATGAAGATCTTTGTGCAAGCAGTAGACTACAGACTTTGGAAGATCGTCCTAGAAAGTCCTCAATTTTCATCCAACACAAGTGCTGAAGGAGTAGTCACTCTTAAACCGGAAGAAAGTTGGACCGAAGAAGATAGAAAGAAAGTAGAGCTAAATGCCAAAGCTGTAAACCTACTtaactgtgctatcagcttcgAGGAGTACCAACgggtatcacgatgcacaacggcaaaggaaatctgggataaattgcaaatcactcatgaaggaaccaccACTATAAAGAAAACTCGGATAGACATGTTAAACAGGGAGTATGAAATGTttacaatgaaggaaggagaatccattgatgaactgttcgaacggtTCAACACCATCATTGTTGGCTTAGATGCTATGGGAATAATACATTCTTATTCTGTGCTTGCGAGAAGAGTGCTGAGATGTCTTActaaagagtgggaaacaaaagctttaattatttctgagagCAGTAACCTTGAttccatgacacttgatgatttgagaggaaaccttcttgcttttgaaaatacttatttaaaaaaggattaaaaaaagaaaggaattgctttttcttctgtaaCTAACCccctggatgatgaatccattgataactcttctgaaaataaatttgtgttgtttgccaAAAAATCCAGGAAAATGGTGAAGCTCAAAGACAAAGGCAGCAACtcaaggaaaatgaagaaagatCTTAGCAAAGTAACTTGTTACAACTGCAAGAAAATGGGGCATTTCAAATCTGATTGTCCTAAGTTGAAGAAAGATGAGAAGAAAAAAGTAGGGAAGAAGAAGGGTCTAATGGCATCATGGGAAGActtggaaaatgactcagacAGTGATGAAGAATCTGAGACCAAGTCACAGCATTGTCTCATGGCAAATCATGTAGATCAGgtgtgcctagcatccaagaggaaggaaaatataTGGTACATGGAcagcggatgctctaggcatatgactGGAAAGACAAtcttcttcataaagcttgatgaatatgatggaggactTGTCACTTTCGGTGATGATGGTAAAGAAAAGATAGTGGCCGTTGGAAAAGTTAGTAAAAGCTTttcatcttgtataaatgatgttctTCTTGTAAATGGTTTGAAACACAATTTACTTAGTGTAAGTCAATTGTGTGATCTAGGATTTGAagtaatttttagaaaatttgtgtGCTTGGTTGTTTGTGAAAAAATTGGGGATATTCTTTTTTAAGCTAAAAGATGCAACAATGTGTATAGATTAACTCTTGAGGACttaaaagaacaaaatgtaacatgttttacatctcttgaatctgaaaaatggctatggcatagaaagttgggtcatgctagcatgtaccaaatttctaagctagtaaAGAAAAATCTGGTTAGAGGAATtcctaaaattaaatttgataaggatcttacttgtgatgcttgtcaattaggcaaacaagttaaatcctcttttaaaccaaaagatggaatttcaaccaaaaggccattagagatgttacacattgatctttttagtccaacaagaacacaaagtctaggaggtaaacactatggtttggtagtggtagatgattactctagatttggttgggtactttttcttgctcataaaaatgatgctTTCCATGCTTTCTCAAccctttgcaagaaaattcaaaatgaaaaagatttaaaagtgGCCCATTTGAGAAATGATCAcggaaaagaatttgaaaaccaagactttgaaaaattctgtgatgactttggaattactcataatttttcatgccctagaacacctcaacaaaatggggttattgaaagaaggaatagaagccttcaagaaatgactagggctATGTTATGTGAGAATGAAGTTCCCAAATTTCTATGGGCTGAAGCTATAAATacagcatgttatattttgaataggacAATAATTAGAAAAGGGTTGAAAAGAACTCCTTATGACCTATGGAAAGGAAgccctccaaatcttaagtactttcatgtttctggatgcaaatgttttgtgcttaataataaagaaaatcttggtaaatttgatccaaaatcttatGAAGGAATGTTTATTGGATACTCTACCACTAGCAAGGTCTATAGGATTTATCTCAAAAAACATAGAAtcatagaggaatccatacatgtcaacttttgtgattctaacttaattcccagtactgtgatagataatgattcagattgtgaagaagctggaacaagtaaagaaaatcCCAAGTCTGCCCAAATTGAAGAAACTGCCAGTCCAGATTTGTCTCGTCAGATTGGAGGAGACAtttccattttgtctcctgagcaAGCACGAGAAACTGAAACAGTGAACTCAACAGa is a window from the Arachis stenosperma cultivar V10309 chromosome 3, arast.V10309.gnm1.PFL2, whole genome shotgun sequence genome containing:
- the LOC130969518 gene encoding protein DETOXIFICATION 40 isoform X1 — its product is MGSPPSNHVYDVDEPLLTPSTPSQPPQNLSFSSTHDESSNTGELERILSDTSVPLSKRVGAATWIELKLLFYLAAPAVIVYLINYVMSMSTQIFSGHLGNLELAAASLGNTGIQVFAYGLMLGMGSAVETLCGQAYGAQKFEMLGVYLQRSTILLSIAGIVLTFIYIFSEPILVFLGESPRIASAAALFVYGLIPQIFAYAVNFPIQKFLQAQSIVAPSAYISTATLAIHVLLSWLVVYKVGLGLLGASLVLSFSWWVIVVAQFVYIVKSERCKDTWRGFSVQAFSGLPEFFKLSAASAVMLCLETWYFQILVLLAGLLPHPELALDSLSICTTVSGWVFMISVGFNAAASVRVSNELGARNPRSASFSVVVVTVISFVLSVIIAIVVLLLRDVISYVFTEGEEVAAAVSDLCPLLALSIVLNGIQPVLSGVAVGCGWQTFVAYVNVGCYYGVGIPLGSVLGFYFKLSAKGIWIGMLGGTVLQTLILMWVTFRTDWTREVEEASKRLNKWDDNKEPLLKN